The sequence CGGCTCGGTGCTGAACTGGACCGACGAAGGGACGATGGATGCTTTCCAGAGCTGGGCCATCCCCCCATTCTATGACACCGAGATCATCGACTCGGTCACCCGCGTCACCCGGCAGGATGCCACCATCTACGTGCTGGACGGCGACACCCAGAACCTGGTCGGCAAGACGACCAGCCTGGCCGCCGCCGACGGTACGCGCGTCGCCGACCTCGTGCTGGAACCGACGAGCCCGGCCTATGCCGCCGTCACCGCGGGCGAGGCCTATGTGGGCGAGCTGCCGGTCAACGGCGTCAGCTATTTTGCGGCCCTCCAGCCCATCGAGAAGATGGGCGGCGAAGTCATGGGCGCCATCTTTGTTGGTACGCCGATGACCAATGTCGAAGCAGCGGCCACCGGCGTTCTGGGTCTAATCCTGATGGTGGGTGGCCTGGTGACCGTGGGCCTGGGCCTGCTCGGGCTGCTGCTGTCGCGCCTGATCACCAAGCCCATTCCCAAGCTTGCCGCCTCCATGGAAGCCATTGCCGAGGGCAATTACGAGGCCGACGTGCCCTATACGCAGCAGGGCAACGAGGTGGGCGCCATGGCTCGCGCCGTCGAGGTGTTCCGCCAGAACGGGTTGCGCGTCAGCCAGATGACCGAAGCCGAGGCCGCGCGCATCATCGCCGACCAGGAAAACCGGCAGAAGATGATGAGCGAGCTTCAGTCCGCCTTCGGCGAAGTCGTCGATGCCGCGGTGGCGGGCGATTTCTCGCGCCAGGTGGCAGCGGAATTTCCTGATCCCGAGCTCAATGCGCTGGCCGCGGGCGTCAACAATCTGGTTCGAACCTTCAACCGCGGCGTCAGCGAGATGGGCCAGGTGCTGGGCGCCATGGCCGATACGGACCTTACCCAGCGCATGGAAGGCGACTATGAAGGCGCCTTCGCCACGCTCAAGAGCGACATCAACGCGGTCGCCGACAAGCTGACCGAAGTGGTGGGCCAGCTGCGCCATACCTCGGGCTCGCTCAAGACCGCGACAGGCGAAATCCTCAGCGGCGCCAACGATCTCAGCGAACGGACTACCAAGCAGGCGGCGACGATCGAAGAGACTTCGGCGGCGATGGAGCAGCTGGCCGGCACCGTGCTCAAGAATGCACAGCGCGCCAAGGATGCGAGCGCCAATGCCGCGCAGGTCACCCGCACCGCCGAAGAAGGCGGCCAGGTGATGGATGCGGCGACCGCGGCCATGGAGCGGATCACCCAGTCCTCGGCCAAGATCTCCAACATCATCGGCATGATCGACGATATTGCCTTCCAGACCAATCTCCTGGCGCTGAACGCGTCGGTGGAAGCCGCCCGCGCTGGCGATGCCGGCAAGGGCTTTGCCGTGGTGGCTGTGGAAGTGCGCCGTCTGGCGCAGTCGGCAGCGCAGGCATCCAGCGAGGTCAAGGTGCTGATCGAGCAGTCGGCCGGCGAGGTCAATGCGGGTTCCAAGCTGGTCGGCGATGCCGCCGGCAA comes from Devosia oryziradicis and encodes:
- a CDS encoding methyl-accepting chemotaxis protein gives rise to the protein MRKFFGVFGNIRMTTAIAALVLVSIIGSIAAVSGAIYMSLHAQSITNSKAQQEANLAVAATILERRISGSVLNWTDEGTMDAFQSWAIPPFYDTEIIDSVTRVTRQDATIYVLDGDTQNLVGKTTSLAAADGTRVADLVLEPTSPAYAAVTAGEAYVGELPVNGVSYFAALQPIEKMGGEVMGAIFVGTPMTNVEAAATGVLGLILMVGGLVTVGLGLLGLLLSRLITKPIPKLAASMEAIAEGNYEADVPYTQQGNEVGAMARAVEVFRQNGLRVSQMTEAEAARIIADQENRQKMMSELQSAFGEVVDAAVAGDFSRQVAAEFPDPELNALAAGVNNLVRTFNRGVSEMGQVLGAMADTDLTQRMEGDYEGAFATLKSDINAVADKLTEVVGQLRHTSGSLKTATGEILSGANDLSERTTKQAATIEETSAAMEQLAGTVLKNAQRAKDASANAAQVTRTAEEGGQVMDAATAAMERITQSSAKISNIIGMIDDIAFQTNLLALNASVEAARAGDAGKGFAVVAVEVRRLAQSAAQASSEVKVLIEQSAGEVNAGSKLVGDAAGKLKAMLDAARGNNGLLESIANDSREQASAIDEVTTAVRTMDEMTQHNAALVEQTNAAIEQTEAQATELDRIVDVFRIDDHENPASRSERRPAAPAASGARDLQQRLAAASSNLMTHGNAAVAPDWNEF